ccccatctttctgagagctgctgacttctggaaggcatggatgtttaagggtccctggccaccaattttcttataatgtgggggggggccctggccactaattttggccaccaattatttttctcatgtggggtcctagccaccaatattttttaatgggggtagccctagccacaaatgtttttttatgggggaccctgaccaccaatatctttttattttttattaacatgtgggaaccctagccaccaatatttttttgtttttttactgtgtggtggggggtggaattgtaggtggggcttgcagtgggccctgcgatttctgatggcggtcctgaccaTTACAAATGACATGACACATATAATAACCAAACTGATTATATAGTATAGTTCCATACACATAATATAATGCCTCCTTGCCTTGTACACCCCTTACATGTTCATGCAGGATTTATATATCCAGTACTGCATTCTGCCTGCAGGGTTTAATAACAACATGCAGGATATCCTCAAACTACCCACAATATTAATGATCTAATGCCATATATTCACATTTTATATGTTGTTCTTATTGTGCAGCAAGtacaaaaacagatattttggcCCACCTTATTTggctttatattaaaggggttgttcacctttgaattaactttcttatgatgtagagaatgatattctgagacaatttgcaattggttttcatttgtggtttttgagttcttcagctctttatttagctgctctacaatttgcaatttcagcaatctcgttgctagggtccaaagtaccttagcaaccatgcactgatttgaataagagacaggaatatgaataggagaggcatgaatagaaagatgagtaatgacaagtagcaataacaataaatgtgtagctttacagagcatttgattttagatggggtcagtgacccccatttgaaagctggaaagggtcagaagaaaaaggcaaataactaataaagtaaaacatatagataatgaagaccaattgctaagaattggactttctacaatatactaaatttacctcaatggtgaaccacccctttaatgtaattaataaaatatgtactACCCTATGTTGTTGTAAGTGTTTCCTTCTCTCCTTCACTCTTTCCATTTGTCTTTGTAACCAGTGGCATGCCTTCTTTGTAATGGAGTACCTGAGTGGGGGAAGCCTTGAGGATGAGCTGAAGCGACACGGGACGCTGCCCATAGAGAGAGTACGGTAAGTATTACATGGCACTAGTACAATATGACTTATAGATAGCTTTataccatttgtgcctataagaaGGTGTATAAAATGTGTACACTTCTGCACTAGGGAGCATcatagtcaaatttaaaaaatatattctcatTTTCTTAAAAGAAAGCTAATGAATTCCAGTTAATTTAACCATTATTTCCCTGTTTAAAAGGTTCCACTCTGCGGAGATGATTTGCGGCCTACAATACCTGCACGGCCTCGGGATTATCCATCGGTCAGTATAAATGTCTTCATTTCTGTAACATTCTACAGCAGAGGCCGCACACAGGTTGCTCTGCAAATCAGCAGccttcatctttttttatttctccttttatcTTTATATTACAGAGACATCAAACCCATGAATGTTCTATTGGACCATCAAGGACACGTTAAAATCTGTGACTTTGGCCTGGCAAAGCAAAGCATCTTTGATGGTGACCTAACAACTGGCCGGGCCGGAACCATAGAATACATGGCGCCAGAGGTGAGATATGCAATTAGAGATTATTTACATGGgtatttattttctgtctgtGAATATACCTTCATGTCAGTGCTTTCCCAGGCTGTATTTATTACAGACATATAAAATAGCCATGCTAAACAGCACATCAATATACCAAGagtaaatatactgtagttactggTAGCTAATAGGCCTGTGGAGAGAACCAGCTTAACAGCATAACATTTTTTCACTTATATGataaacatttgtattactttctCAGCTTTACATAGAGCTTTGGTGTCACTCACATATTGCCAGGCATCATCCATATTTGCTGACATGGTTTCTATTACCTGTGACTGAGCTATACACATCAGGGCCAGATTTGGATAGGGGGCGCCCCTATCTGTGGGCCAACCGTGCAGTCCTAGCACCCACCTCCCACACCGCAGTGAGCACACACGTCAGAGCACTGGTGCTCCCCTAataatttgccgccctaggcccgggccttggtagcctcaccacaaatccgggccttatACCCATACAGCACTTACTGGGCTCTGGCAAATGAGACAGTTCTGATCCACACTAGAGAAACCAACTGGTCACATGCATTACTCATTAcactccatggggtatatttatcaaagagtgaagttaatagtgaagttccgacactagagtgaaattccgccactctccattcatttctatgggatttttataggcgtatttatcaaagggtgaactttcacttcaccattgataaatacgcctttcaaaatcccatagaaatgaattgagagctgcggaatttcactctagtggcggaacttcactctttgataaatttaaccCCATATgctcaatgggcatctgaatccATTAAACTCTGTTGCCAAAATTATCCCAGTATACTTACttaaaagcaacattttacaACTTGGTAaatgattctttttcttttctaagatGCTGAACAGAAAAACATACAATGCAGCAGTAGACTGGTGGTCATTTGGCATCACCATCTGCAAAATAACCACTGGAATGTCACCGTTTCACAACAGCGGGAACATGGATCAGCTCATTTGTTCCATCAAAAACCATGAACCCAATATACCCGACTGGCTGGATGAAGATCTAAAACATCTTCTGGGGCAGGTGAGTAATGACAGAGGGATAAAAGTATTGACATATTCACTAATAAATGTATTCTCCATTTCTGCTCAATTTGCTGGGATTTAAATAATTGTCCATTCATCCTTTAGCTACTAGAAAAGAATCGGAAGCAACGCCTTGGTGTTCGAGGAAACATCAGATGCCACCCATTCTACAAAGCTATCGATTGGGTGGCGCTGGAAGAGGAAAGATTGCAACCCCCTTACCAGCCGAGAACAGTAAGTACATGGTTGGGGAATAATGATGACAAATTATTATAGCATTGACTAGTGAAGTCAGAAAGCAGTGGCTTTAGTTTGTGGAACTTGTATTTAACCCTATAGTAAAACCTATACACATAAGGCTGAAGGGATGCTCTGTGGGTACAGGTAATGAGATAATTAAAATCTCTGAACCTTCTGGATTCTTCCAAATCTGTTTTAAATTAGCCCCACAATatcccatacaaaaaaaaagctctgaatatTTGAAACCACTAGGGTTGTTATAGCACTGGTATCTCTGCACAGGCAAACAATATAATGCTGCCATCTGCAAATGTTGTATTTTGCAATTGTAATCTACTTTGTATAGTGATGTGAAATACATGGCAAACTGAAACTCAAAGTGCTATATAATAGAATATTTAATAGAATCAAAATGCTTCATATGGACTTCTAAAAGCAAATCCAATGACTGTTCTCTTGTTCATAATAGATATTTAGCATTGTCttgattaaaattatttttcccttttaatgcaGCCATCACCAGACCTATTCCAGCCGTGTAAAGAGAAGCTGTCATTCCTGGAGTACAAGGAGGATGAAGGAACATCAGGGGGCAGTGACGACATTGCCGGCTTCTCATTTCAAAGTTCCACCTGGCTGACGTAAGTATGTGTAGGCGTTTAATCCagccaataaaaacaatttcctatTCCATCAGCACAGGTTTTATGGGACAGTGGACATGATTGTGGGCTGCAAGAACTTTTCCGCTTGCTGCATGAAGGCCAGATCATCTCTTGCGATTCCTGCTTCAACCATCGGCTCCACCTTCACTTGGGATTCCATCTTCCAGGGTATGAGACTGCTGGGTAACATCAGGCCTAGAATTATGAGGGGCAGTCACTCATCTGGCACATCACACGTAAGTATAGGTGGGTATCTTTATGTGAGCGAATGTGTGAGTGAacgtgagatatgaaaggataagggtgtaacaGAAGGCAAAGCAGAGTCTAAGATCACAGCCTGCtttgtcttcctgcacatcatgtctatgGAACCAATACCCTGTtagttatttatatagttctaAAGTTCTCATAGTTGGGTAGAAATCCagatcaagggtttttttccatctgaagtaagatgttttttttttctttttaccttgtcctggaagttagttatttatatagctctataGTACTCATAGTTGTTTAGAAATAAAGATCAAGGGTTTTTTCCCATCTGAAGTAAGATGGGGTTTTTTACCTTGTCCTGGTAGTTTTGATGTTAAATGAGCAAAGGGTGGGACATAGACACGTGCAGTTTAAGCctcgtttgttgtctttgtttgtcacgtttgtcctgttgtgtgaggcgttacacccggcgtgccggtaacaaggttgaagccttgacgtggcgttactgctcacatgtataaacatgtgctaattcaaccaatgcTGAGAGTGTGAGTGATGTATTGTTTCATTGGCAGAATTTGTTTCACTTGCTCATAACCTCTTTATCTCTATGATTACAGCATTCACTGTTGGAGGCATGTAGGCCCTATGGCAGGCAGTCGGGACAGGGCACTACAACCTATGCCTAGATTGCTTTTTTTACAAGCACTTGGTACAGCATTCCGCCAGACCCTGGATGCAGTGGATTTTAGAATATGCACTAAAAGGGCAACCTTTTGCCTTGTCATAATAAATGTCCCCTACCATTACATCTCTTTCATAACCCCTcaaacaaaaagtataaaatctgATCTATTAAAAGGTACTGCTCTCCTCTAGTGGCATAACCATACAGCAGACTCCACAGTTGTGGGGTGGGGGCACCGAGGTCACATGGTCTACTCTATGGTATTTCTCCCACCCCAACTTTAAACTACAAAACTTGCCGCCACCACTGTGAAGGAACTCACTGTTTACAACTTTACTCACAAACTTGTAGCAAGTGGCATTGTAATGATTTCCTTCATTTCTTGCTAAGTTGTGCTTTGTGTGTATGTCTGAGCATGCAATACACTTGAGATGCTTGTGGAAAGGTTATTATATATTTAGCAGGCCCAGACACTGttataaaaataatggatagGAAAAGTTAGCAACACTCTGcttgtattacttttatttagattatttttaaatgttattatgcTCTTTACTTAAAAAGTGAAGTGAATTTGGTTATTCAGCTAATTAAACAAATCATGTGTTTTCAGTGACACAAGAACAGTCAGCTCCTTGGTAATAGTGCTTATTCTATTTGTAAATTGGTATTCTAAAGGCCCAAatacacgggcctataaaagctggcgacagaccgaGTCTACAGGCTATTGGCCCGtctgtggggccatccgacgggcgtccccgatcaatatctatCGGGCAagataaaaaatcccattggatcacggcctcatctgttcgttgatgtggtcccacgatctgaccgccctagggcccacgatcggatcagctcgatatcgctacatcaatgtgggcatatcgggggggagagagatgtcgccaaacgagcggatctccctgtgtatggccaccttaagagtattTTCAATTAGTCATCGTGTTATatattttgtgggtttttaaactatttgttcTGGAGCGTTCTACTGTGAGATGTCAACTGGtatcttgttgctaggatccCAGGTAGCCTAGCAAACAGGCTGTGCTTTGAAAAACATACTTAAGGAATAGGGGGAACGGGTTATTGCTTTTTTTGGCTGGCAGAaagacaattcaagtttttgaagtatacagtatgtggagACCCACAAAGACAAAATATACTGACCTCATTTTCTATCATAATTGGGGCAAGATGTAAAGAAAAATTAGGCTGGAGCAGTACATTGGTGTTTCCTTCAATGTTccacaaaggagaactaaaggcaaACCTTACTTAATTTTGTAGATCTCATATTACCTCAGAACAACCGATGGCAGTGGGTGGAATGGAAGTTGGAAAATACCTATACCATTGTGTCCTGATAAGCGAGTGCAGGGGGATTATGGGAAAAGGTTTTCCAGTAATTTAATCCCTTCATTCAGACCTGCCCAGACATAAAAGTATGATGAACATGAGCAGCATCACTGATAATATACTAttttactctggccctttaacaacTGACAGCAGCTGGGATGTGTAGTTCTAAAAAACACAGCTGGAGGGCAATATCTCCCCACTGTAATGttcaggcacacatacacacagtacaaGTCACTTCATCATGACACGAACGGGGAATAACACTGCCCTCGCTCTCAGCTGGTAATTAATCTGAGCACTGAGCGTCTACTGCTCAGAGACTATCCAGCCCACGCACGCACAACTCGTTTGTTTCCATCGCTGGGTTGTCACGTGGTGAGTCAAGAGGGAGATCAGCGTGTAGACACGCCCCCACATGACATCATTCTATCCCTCCCTCTACATGTCACGACTTCCTCAAAGTATCAATATGGAGCTTTTGCGGCCCATCCAGAGGAAGGAGCAGAGCGTTTGAATGTTACACAGAATTGTGGCGTCAGAAAGTTTAAATGTCAAAGAGAGGCAACATTGCGCAAGGAAGGGATTGCTAAAGGTAGGTGCTGCTGTGAGAGGAAAATGCGGGGATCAAGGGAGGGAGTATGTGTCTGCTGTTCAATACAATGTTTTGTTTCTGGGACAAAGCCTTGCAGTGAGATGGGCACTGATACTTAACTGTGCACTCGAACCCTGGCTGCAGGGACTGAGACAGGCCCAGGACTCCTGGCTACATATGGGCCCAGGACTCCTGGCTGCAGGGACTGTGGTCTGATCAGCACTGCTGGCCCATGGGGCAGCTCAATCGTCTTGTAAATTGTAATCTGATGTCCTTTAAACCAATCCATTCTAGCCTCTCTTTTATAAAGAAGGCTATTTTGGGCAATCTACAGAGAGGATTTCATTGAAGTCTTTCTAGACTACTCTGATATTGTATTGCCATTGCAAAAGCCATACGTCAGAGatgtttaaaaggatactgtcatgggaacattttttttcttttcaaaacacctccgttaatagtgctggtcgtgcagaattctgcatttacAGGATATTACAGTGAATGTAGCCCAATTTATAAATATGGTTTAGTTTATTTGGAAGCACTCATAGAAAAATGTCAATCAGCAAAGAGATAAGTCAATTCAatgctaaattaaaaataaatgaaagttacAGTGgcttatgtatttctttttattcacTAACAAGTAGACTAACATAATGTTTTCAACCCTTCCACTAGGTCGGAGGATGGGAGGTTGGGGTCTGGATTTGACTGCTGGTCAGATTTTCAGTGCATCAGGGAACGTTCAAAATCCCCATTTGCCTCTAGTATCAGACTAGACTGctcgaattttcgtctggcgaagtgttgcgatggctgcaaagccgtcgctgccgAACttttgctgcttagtaaatttacacCCCAGATAGTATGCTTTGTCAGGGATTTCCATTGGCTGAAACAATCCAGCTGCTAGCCCTGATTGTTAGAGGGTTACTTACGTGTGTCCTGCAGCATATAAACCCAACAGCCGTGCAGCCAGGTGTTCAGCCACAGTACTTATTCTCACTAACAATTACCATGAGTTGTGGGCAATGGGATTTTACTGGGATATGCAGACATGTGGAAACCAGTGCGTGTTGATCAAAGAAACATTTAAGCATGTCATTTACCTGGGAATCATAGGTTGCTTTCTTCTGCTGCTGCATTTGTGCAATGtttatgcagtgaatcagccTTGGAATGGGGGTCCAGGGCCCCTCTCCACCAGTGCCTCCATGCGTTTGTACCTTGTTTTTTCTTCTCGCAGTCGCTATCAGGGCCAATGGGGTAGGTCGGGGAGCAGCACCTAGGGTCGGTGGGGTTacactttgatgaatctgccctaaGAGTTAAACTGTAAAGGAATCTGTCCATAGAAACAACCCCTACTCCAAAAGAATTCATGTAAGTCACTGTGTTGCAGAATAGGCCAATAATCAGACATATAACCATTTTAGAGCTAAAGTCAAGTTATTGTGATGTTCTGggataaatttagaatttattgATTTTCTGGATCAAAGGCAGGAACCCACGTAGCGCTTCCAGGTACAGTACAGTGTATATCCCAGGCAGTTATTGTGCTCGGTATGAGGTATTGTTGTTGGAAATGTGATCTTTTCGCTGGCCAGCCTGTAAGGAACAGAACGGAAAATCGGCATTCTGGCATTTCCTTTGTATCATACTCATTATGGGAAAGCGCTGGGGTTGCTTCCTGCTTTTGTACAGAGAGATGAACACCACCAAAAAGAATAACCATGATGTGCTCTGCACAACAccctctatttatttttataaagagtTCACTGAGCAGGAAGAGGCAGCTCATGGAAGGTTAGTCGACAAGATGAACGTGAGTTCTTCCACAGATGGAAGGGATGAACAAATGCTGGTAGAGGTCACTCAGCTGAGTCACTGAAGCTGCTAAATTCTGCACTTGCTTTAGAGAGAAATCACTTCCTGTCCTTTTTTCAATATGGTTATTTTTCGGGTTCTAATAGCCCTGAGATAAATTATACATGTGTGGACATGTACTCACTTGTATTTGGAATAAGCATGTCAATTTAACTAAGCATTACTAGGTACTTGTTAGTAGAAAAAAGTACTGGTCTCTTTAGTGTTCCTGATAGGGATACTCAAGGTTATTAGCTTTTACTACTTAACATTCTACTATAGGGCTGTCCAAACCATGGCCTCCAAGTTGGATACAGCccaccttgtgtgtgtgtgtggttttttttttgtcctgatcCATAGGACATATTTATcataactatattattattttatattatattatttgaatCTGTCCTCttaatgcagggccggaactaggggtagacagaagaggcatgtgcctaggttgCAAAGCTTGGGGGGTTCCAGGTTCTTCATAAGCAGCATACCCTTTGTCCGCCACTGAAAAAGGTTAAGTGGGTGCAGCTCTCTGATGTCAAAGCGTGCTAATGCAGGCCCGTCTGCACTTGTTTTTCACCCACCAGCGTGTCCTAGTTTGCGCACAGCAGCACATGTGCATTGTTGTTTCGTGCGCGGCTGCATGGGAGGCGGGGCTCTACGTGCCCAaccaggttgcctggggcgccagGCCGGCATTGCCCAGCACTGTCTTAATGTGTACTACATCAGACCACTGCATGGGAAAATCACTGGCTGAACAGAAATGTGGGTTTGCTCCCCTATATTTAGACCACTgatgcaattttaaaatatacttatTGCTCATGATACGAATCTAAGAGTGGAGCTTATTAGCAATAGCCAGAGTAGCGCTGGATCGCCATGATACCCCTATGCTAAAACATGCACATACATGCAAGAAACTGTTAAACTCCTAATAAGCTTGATATATTACACTGtagaaataaaattttaattatctgTCTGTTACAGGTAAATCAAGGAGCATCAAAAGCTCTTGGCTCGGGCCTTGGATACTTGGAACACATCTGTCAGCTCATAGAAAAAATTGGGCAGCTCCAGGAACACAACCTCAAGCTGCAAAGGCAAGTCTTTGCCTTGCAAAAAGAGGACAGAATGAAACAGATGAAAGAGGTAAGATCATGTTACACAACTTTTAGACGTTACCAAAGTGTAGAATTTTTGTCTTTCTAACTGGATTCCTTGAGAGAATTGAGCAATAGGACTGCTGGAGATCAGAAATGTAATGGTGTGACATGAGGGTCATGTGAGGCCTGGGGACAAATATGGTGCACAATCTTTGTCACTCTTGCCCTTCAGCTAATGTATTCAAAACATAAAATTTGCTTCCAGTGATACATAATACTTCAGAGATACAAGAACAGACTTGTTTGGAAACTAAAATTAGATTGTTGCTGCTACCATTTAAATGTaacttagtgatgtgcgggctgggcTGATACCAGCAGCACCCAcaggtcgggcaggttcgggccgacctcacacgCTCCTTTCCgggaccttccaaatgccggtttccgacttccgggttgagtttttatacATGCGCACCtctcgcccgccccttttgttacGTCATCGGCAGGGTGGGTCGCGCGGATCTATAAAAGAGACCCGAAAGTGGGGTGAGGGGCCTGACCACCACATCAAACTCGTTATCAAACTCTAACAAGTTTATGTATGATTTTGGCCAATCcacttacagtaaaaaaaaagtgggaaagTGCCATTAGTCAATTAGCTGAATCTTATGTGGCAAACTATAAATTAGTAGTTTATTGTAGCAGGTTGCTGGACAACAAGGCCTAATGCATTTTATGCCCTTAATCATAGGATCATGATTAAGTAGCCTATGTTTAAGGCATTAAGTCCCAAACATGCCTGAAACGCGCCAGTCCTTGTTGTACAGCAGCCTGCTGCAATAAACGACTGCTTTTATTTAAACGGTCAGCCGCCGTGTTTGTGAATAAGAAATGTTGGATATGGTTGGGGCACCGGTGGCTGAGCACCTGGGAAGATCATGGCATACAAAATATAGAGGATTTGTGAGGGAGGACATATGGTGGAAGGTGGGTCTGGAGCGTTCTTTTCTTTAGTTTTACGCAGCTATAAATCACTGACCATTAGCTATAAAAATAGTAAATAGTGCTTTGTAAATGTGAACTTTATAAATCTGTTTCCTGTTTTAGAGAATTACAGAATTGGTTTAGCTTTTTTAGACATGGGAAAGGAATTTCAAAAGTCTTCTTCTTGttcttgttttaataaatatgactAATATGGACATAAGAGTAATAGCAAGAAATGCACACCAGTCGTTGGCATTAATGTGACATTTTTACAGGTGTTTACAATTTTATAGATCTAAGAGCCCCAAGCTGTGTCAGTTCTGTAATAATGTAACAAGGCTGTCAAATAACCAATCAATACCCCACTCTCCCCCAAAAGGCATATTTCGGttaatatgaacaagaaatccaTTAACTTTGGAATGTCAGAAACTTGAGCATGATATCACGGTAGTGAACAGAAGAAGAGAGATATTACAGGTTAcattgctcctctctcccctcttgTAGGAGTATGTTGTACAGCACTGCTGCTGTGGAGCAGCCGATGTTTTCCTCAGTTCCCACCAAGAGATGAAGAAACAAGTTCCCTTGAGAAGGAACCGGCCACACAGTATGTTTGTACAAAGTGGAAATAACTCTGACCTTTTCATGATCCCAGAAACCGGTGTCAACTCAGAGAAGTTTGGCTACAAAGGTTGGTGTCTTATCAACACTTCTGTTTTtacaaatcttaataaaataCTGAAGAACAATAGAAGTTAAGACATGTTACTGGATGAACAGAGTGTATGCCATAGGCCACAGCAGATGCCAACTCATTCATGTAttgagtttacttaaacaagcgTCTGTTGTCCAACGCGACTTATTTGCAAACACAAATTGCAAAGAAAAGGTGTCATTAGTTCTTATGGAGCTGTTTATACAGTCAAGGGCCCTGCTTCAGATGAAGCAATCTGGAACAGATCAAAAGGacactgactaaaggtggccatacacaggcagataatgcTGCAGATATCAgtagtttagaccaatttgacagctaatctgtccgtgtatggaggattccgacgggtctttccaatcgatatctggacacAATATCgttcgggaaggtttgattttttttctcccgaCCGACCCTTCTAAGCCCATTGTGCTCGTcgtaatccaatcgtttggccatagggccgatatagccctgctgttagtggcatatcggggaaaagatccactcgtttgcctACGAGcggatcttaaggtggccatacacgggccgataaaagctgccaacagaccgtgtcggcagctcattggcccgtgtatgggggcccccgacgggcttcaccgatcgagaactggccgaaagtcggccagatctcgatcggatgggacagaaaatcccgttggatcgcggccgcatctattcgttgatgcggtaccgcgatccgactgcccgtttgggcatcgttaggatccgatcgttgggccgtagggcccacgatcggatcagcccgatattgcccacctcaaggtgggcatatcggagggagatctgctcgtttggcgacatctccatgtatggccacctttatagtgtatggccaccttaagatgggTTTACACTAGCACATTTCTATAGCAATAAAATTGCTTGTCTTAAGCACAATAATTAAGcacaataaaatgtacaaagtAACAATTTTCACTGCATTCTCTGGCCAGAGTTGTCAATCTTAatgacaaaaaaggaaaaataagtgGGCTAAACTCTTTATTCAGAAACTGTTTTAATGCATGCATTGATATAATTTGATCATGTTTATGCACAATTGCTTCCGCGAAAACAGTAGTTCAAGGtgtggtatttatttattatgcctaatgcttgggacctgggttatcCAGATAAGGGGGTTTTCCCTAAAATAAATCACAGTATCTTTGAACTACTGAAAACATTCAAATACTCAATAtatatccaataggattgttttgcaaccaaatggattcattcagcttattacaaggtattgttttattattgcagagaaacgGGTCAATCATTAAAAAGTATTTgcttatgggaaatggccttcctgtattttggagctttcgggtTTCCAGATCAGCCCTTGAGCAAGCAGCAGCTTGCAAAATAAGGGCagatacaaattaatttttttgtcctAAGACAAACCTGTAAGTACAGGGTCCTAAGGCAGTTTGAGCCAGTCTGTACTCCCTAACAAGTTAGAGGACGGGCAATGAGTTGTCTACATGGGGGTAGATGCTTCACAACAGCGCACAGAGATCATTCATCTAACATGGAAGGCAGGTGCAAAGTGTATAAACATGGCAAACTGCATGGCAGACATTGTAATTGAAGCATAATGGATCTCTTATAACAGCAAAGTGCAAACTTTAGAATAATAGGGCTTTTTTaacctaaaattaattttcttcttcATAACATACTCTGCACGTTTCAAAGCCTGCTGAATCATTATACTTATTAATTTGTATCTCTAGCAATGCCAGTGCTTCACTTAATTATGTTTTACTAATCTGAGAATTTCTTGCTACAGCATCGAATGTGCAGATGAATGAAAGAAGAAGCCCTT
This sequence is a window from Xenopus laevis strain J_2021 chromosome 7S, Xenopus_laevis_v10.1, whole genome shotgun sequence. Protein-coding genes within it:
- the LOC121396224 gene encoding uncharacterized protein LOC121396224: MLHRIVASESLNVKERQHCARKGLLKVNQGASKALGSGLGYLEHICQLIEKIGQLQEHNLKLQRQVFALQKEDRMKQMKEEYVVQHCCCGAADVFLSSHQEMKKQVPLRRNRPHSMFVQSGNNSDLFMIPETGVNSEKFGYKASNVQMNERRSPSLLGFRKSANKVKFDERVFQKLWDKTYCYALPEQETRKFDHPFRIVRELLKKTKTRNKLGMSASLKSSCPQLYRPDLVQCDLKRKERNSMIVLGPNTKRRESMWSSNFLLSRKDDDM